One region of Thermosipho affectus genomic DNA includes:
- a CDS encoding rubrerythrin family protein — protein sequence MRDMTKQFLEAAFAGESMAHMKYLIFSEEAEKKGLIKLSKLFKAIAYAEYVHAKNHFKVLKKLSDDMKENVQSCIDGETFEIEEMYPVYKNAAEFQEEKEAVRSTNYALEAEKIHAEMYKKAKELVEKGEDYPAEKIYICPICGYTVEDEAPEKCPVCGAPKDKFVEF from the coding sequence ATGAGAGATATGACAAAACAATTTTTAGAAGCTGCTTTTGCGGGTGAATCCATGGCACATATGAAATACTTGATTTTTTCAGAAGAGGCGGAAAAGAAGGGGTTAATAAAGCTTTCGAAACTTTTTAAAGCTATTGCATATGCTGAGTATGTTCATGCCAAAAATCACTTTAAGGTATTGAAAAAACTCTCCGATGATATGAAAGAAAATGTACAAAGCTGTATTGATGGAGAGACTTTTGAAATCGAGGAGATGTATCCCGTATACAAAAATGCAGCGGAATTTCAAGAGGAAAAGGAAGCGGTAAGAAGCACAAATTATGCACTTGAAGCGGAAAAAATACACGCAGAGATGTACAAGAAAGCCAAAGAATTAGTTGAAAAAGGAGAAGATTATCCTGCAGAAAAGATTTATATATGTCCAATCTGTGGATATACAGTAGAAGATGAAGCACCTGAAAAGTGTCCTGTATGTGGTGCTCCTAAAGATAAATTTGTGGAATTTTAA